From Oreochromis niloticus isolate F11D_XX linkage group LG1, O_niloticus_UMD_NMBU, whole genome shotgun sequence, a single genomic window includes:
- the LOC109202179 gene encoding uncharacterized protein LOC109202179: protein MSVNTEKSHIEECREQIDSLKGELSRLNEQLKLQTDDVEREKLELLIGDIHAKIEIKQKPASNTSRLEPRKSSRERKLRPKMLELKQQEFSQKESKFIKLYESWKEQVKATRSKLKEECSDQELADMMDTVEGLETQVKNTYEDIRSQSAPSTETRRKIDSCTAVTADLMRILKVRMSEVGQEEFDAKAENARLHMVLDREYAQSIFGTTISRPSVRSYRSSCLSEQQSINVKKAECAAQLATKQAEIEMEEAIATQRQELKRLENQRDLQVITAKLKAYSQADSSEACGEDKSARIEVVSCPPLAPEEIIPEKTYKNNNNEQPNNNNNESLLMQALHDTMVLTRLPAPEPPVFSGDPLKFLEWSTSFKALIERRCTNPADRLFYLRKYISGEARSVLEGSFYRKDDQAYDQAWEALNARYGHPFVIQRAFREKLNNWPKIGSRESLKLRQFSDFLTACSNAMPYIKELQVLNDCEENQKLLQKLPDWVTSRWNRHVTVQLRQTEEYPSFKQFADFVAQDAEVACNPVTSFHALKHTEERSARDIKRPKANAYITNVKASDRTTTGYSGVENNSNEADIERKAHALPSNSVTCICCGESHSIHKCQTFVKMSVENKRKFILDNNLCFGCLRRGHNSKDCKRKATCGVCKKHHPTALHEDRPTTAVNTSSHRMQAEENISALSCCMDRGDGGSTSMIVPVWVSSTTTPERETLVYALLDTQSSNTFVDQGVCEEMGMSLEPVKLKLTTMMGRDSIVQSERVSGLRVRGFSSKSFINLPLAYTRDFIPLERSHIPTSETAKRWKHLIRIAQEMPELMDCKVGLLIGYDCPRALAPRQVIAGGDEEPYAIKTDLGWSIVGSSQKMATSAEVTGLCHRLSVEELPPLTPATIIRVLESDFKDTAPGEKSISQDDIQFMHLLNEKIHQNADGHLEMPLPFKARPQLPENKRLALVRLKHLKGKFEKNPKFKDDYVRFMDNVFKEGDAERAEDDPKEGNMWYIPHQGIYHPRKPEKIRVVFDCSAKYSGTALNDHLLTGPDLINSLTGVLCQFRQHPIAIICDVEKMFHRFHVNREDRNYLRFLWWENGETNTEPKEYRMKVHLFGAAANYAMKYIASQNEREHPTAANFIRSSFYVDDGLISVKTVNAAIELVRDVRKVCAKARLRLHKFISNNREVLESIPDSERASGAQDVDISHHELPVQTVLGVRWSVSSDTFSFKVALEEKSVTRRGILSIIASVFDPLGFLAPFLLIGKKILQEMCLKSIGWDEPLPGELKPQWESWVTDLKNLQRLQIPRCFVPESLGKVQRIELHHFSDASNRGYGQCSYIRVVSEDRVYCSLVMGKARVAPTRVVTIPRLELTAAVVSSAVSRMLKEELELKIDQEYFWTDSQVVLGYINNEARRFHVFVANRVQRIREATDPAQWHYVDTNQNPADHASRGLTVAELISSNWLIGPHFLWEREFVTPDSTPDLLVGDPEVKTTQILQTKVVEDGNFLERLKRFSKWHTVVNVVARIQQLAKRANATKGINVEDRRKASHVLIKLAQEDAFKEEIQTLSHGKLPQSHPLFQLDSIVQDGVLRVGGRLRKASLPLDLRHPIILPKHGIITHLILDQCHEKTQHQGRGQTLNELRANGFWVVGGSKVVANHIKQCVTCRRARRPTETQRMADLPAARVDPSPPFSYCGMDCFGPFHTKQNRKDCKRYGLIFSC, encoded by the coding sequence ATGTcagtaaacacagaaaaatcacatATTGAAGAATGCAGAGAACAAATTGATTCCCTTAAGGGAGAGCTGAGTAGATTGAATGAACAATTGAAATTACAGACTGATGATGTTGAAAGGGAGAAATTGGAGTTACTCATAGGTGATATTCATGCTAAAATAGAAATCAAGCAGAAGCCTGCCTCTAATACTTCAAGACTAGAGCCCAGGAAATCCTCAAGGGAGCGAAAGTTAAGGCCCAAAATGCTAGAACTTAAGCAACAAGAGTTTTCTCAGAAGGAGAGTAAATTTATCAAACTATATGAAAGCTGGAAAGAACAAGTTAAAGCTACACGTTCCAAACTTAAAGAAGAGTGCTCTGACCAGGAATTAGCTGACATGATGGATACTGTCGAAGGGCTGGAGACACAAGTGAAAAATACATACGAAGATATAAGATCGCAGTCAGCCCCTTCTACTGAGACTAGAAGAAAAATTGATTCCTGCACAGCAGTTACAGCGGACTTGATGAGAATACTTAAAGTACGTATGAGTGAAGTGGGGCAAGAAGAGTTTGATGCTAAGGCAGAAAATGCGAGACTTCACATGGTGCTAGACAGAGAATATGCTCAGTCAATATTTGGGACTACAATCTCCCGACCTTCTGTACGTAGCTACCGCTCAAGCTGTTTATCGGAGCAGCAAAGCATCAATGTAAAAAAGGCAGAGTGTGCTGCACAGCTTGCCACGAAGCAGGCCGAGATAGAGATGGAGGAGGCTATTGCTACACAAAGGCAAGAGCTTAAAAGACTAGAAAATCAGCGAGATCTTCAGGTAATAACTGCAAAGCTAAAAGCTTATTCTCAAGCAGATTCAAGTGAAGCctgtggagaagacaaaagcgCACGCATTGAGGTAGTCAGTTGCCCTCCATTAGCTCCTGAAGAAATCATACCAGAGAAAACCTACaagaataataacaatgaacaaccaaacaataataacaatgagTCATTGTTAATGCAAGCCTTGCATGACACAATGGTCCTCACCAGACTTCCTGCACCTGAGCCCCCAGTCTTCTCAGGGGACCCACTTAAGTTCTTAGAGTGGAGCACTAGTTTCAAAGCTTTGATAGAACGGCGATGCACAAATCCAGCTGACAGGTTGTTCTACCTACGCAAATACATCAGTGGAGAAGCACGGTCTGTATTGGAGGGAAGCTTTTACAGAAAAGATGACCAAGCATATGACCAAGCTTGGGAAGCTTTGAATGCTCGGTATGGCCACCCCTTTGTAATTCAGCGTGCATTTAGGGAAAAACTGAACAACTGGCCAAAGATTGGTTCAAGAGAGTCGCTTAAACTGAGACAGTTCAGTGATTTTCTGACAGCCTGCAGCAATGCTATGCCATACATCAAAGAACTGCAGGTGTTAAATGACTGTGAAGAGAATCAAAAATTGCTCCAAAAACTTCCTGACTGGGTGACTTCTCGTTGGAATCGTCATGTCACAGTGCAGTTACGGCAAACAGAAGAATATCCAAGCTTCAAACAATTCGCTGACTTTGTTGCACAAGACGCGGAAGTTGCATGCAATCCCGTAACATCATTTCATGCCTTGAAACACACTGAAGAAAGGTCAGCTAGAGACATAAAGCGTCCAAAGGCTAATGCATACATCACAAATGTGAAAGCATCAGACAGAACAACCACAGGATACAGCGGAGTGGAGAACAATTCAAATGAGGCTGATATAGAAAGAAAAGCACATGCTTTGCCATCAAACTCAGTCACATGTATTTGCTGTGGAGAAAGCCATTCTATTCACAAATGCCAGACCTTTGTTAAAATGTCCGTGGAGAACAAGAGAAAGTTCATACTCGACAATAACCTGTGCTTTGGCTGTCTCAGAAGAGGACACAATTCAAAAGACTGTAAGCGCAAGGCGACTTGTGGGGTTTGTAAAAAACATCATCCAACAGCTCTTCACGAAGACCGTCCAACGACTGCAGTGAACACATCATCACATAGAATGCAGGCAGAAGAAAACATCTCTGCACTTTCTTGTTGCATGGACAGAGGAGATGGTGGGAGCACATCCATGATAGTGCCTGTGTGGGTTTCTTCAACCACCACTCCAGAGAGAGAGACCTTAGTGTATGCTCTATTAGATACACAGAGTAGCAACACTTTTGTAGATCAAGGGGTATGTGAGGAGATGGGGATGAGTTTAGAGCCAGTGAAGTTAAAGCTAACCACTATGATGGGAAGAGATTCCATTGTTCAGAGCGAAAGAGTGAGTGGGCTCAGAGTTAGAGGGTTTTCCTCCAAAAGCTTTATCAACTTGCCACTTGCCTATACCAGAGACTTCATCCCACTTGAACGTTCACACATTCCCACCTCTGAAACTGCCAAAAGATGGAAACATCTAATCAGAATAGCACAGGAGATGCCCGAGTTAATGGATTGCAAGGTCGGACTGTTAATAGGCTATGACTGTCCTAGAGCACTGGCACCACGGCAGGTAATCGCGGGAGGTGACGAAGAGCCATATGCAATCAAGACAGACCTGGGCTGGAGCATTGTTGGCAGTTcacaaaaaatggcaacatCAGCAGAAGTGACAGGCCTGTGCCATCGCTTATCTGTTGAGGAACTTCCACCCTTGACACCAGCAACCATCATCAGAGTACTTGAGTCAGATTTCAAAGACACAGCTCCTGGAGAAAAGAGCATATCACAAGATGACATACAGTTCATGCAtcttttaaatgagaaaatacaCCAGAATGCTGATGGGCATCTAGAGATGCCACTTCCCTTTAAGGCACGCCCTCAGCTGCCAGAAAATAAGCGTCTGGCTCTGGTGCGGCTTAAGCACCTGAAAGGGAAGTTTGAGAAAAACCCCAAATTTAAGGACGATTATGTAAGGTTCATGGACAATGTGTTCAAGGAAGGTGATGCTGAAAGAGCTGAAGATGATCCCAAAGAAGGAAATATGTGGTATATTCCACATCAAGGCATCTATCACCCAAGAAAACCAGAAAAAATCAGGGTTGTGTTTGACTGCTCTGCAAAGTACAGTGGCACAGCTCTGAATGATCACCTCTTGACTGGGCCTGACCTCATCAACAGTTTGACTGGAGTACTCTGCCAATTTCGCCAACATCCAATTGCAATCATCTGTGATGTAGAGAAGATGTTTCACAGATTTCATGTAAACAGAGAGGACAGAAATTACTTGCgattcctgtggtgggaaaatGGCGAAACAAACACAGAGCCAAAAGAATATCGCATGAAAGTCCATCTTTTCGGGGCCGCAGCAAATTATGCAATGAAGTATATTGCGAGCCAAAATGAAAGGGAACATCCCACAGCAGCCAACTTCATCAGAAGTAGTTTCTATGTTGATGATGGGCTAATCAGTGTAAAAACTGTGAATGCAGCCATTGAACTAGTGAGAGATGTGCGGAAGGTGTGTGCAAAGGCAAGACTACGGCTCCACAAGTTCATATCCAACAACAGAGAAGTCCTGGAGTCAATTCCAGATAGTGAACGAGCTAGTGGAGCCCAGGATGTGGACATCAGTCATCATGAACTCCCAGTTCAGACTGTGTTGGGAGTAAGGTGGAGTGTAAGCAGTGACACATTCTCCTTTAAAGTTGCCCTGGAGGAGAAATCAGTAACACGACGGGGAATTCTGTCCATTATAGCCTCTGTGTTTGACCCATTAGGCTTCTTGGCTCCTTTCCTTCTAATAGGAAAGAAAATTCTACAGGAAATGTGTCTAAAGAGCATTGGATGGGATGAGCCACTGCCTGGTGAATTGAAGCCACAATGGGAGAGTTGGGTCACTGATCTGAAAAACCTGCAGAGGCTCCAAATCCCAAGATGCTTTGTACCTGAAAGCCTTGGGAAAGTCCAGAGAATAGAACTCCACCACTTTTCAGATGCGAGCAATCGCGGGTATGGTCAGTGCTCATATATCCGGGTGGTGAGTGAAGACAGAGTGTATTGCTCCTTAGTCATGGGCAAAGCAAGAGTTGCACCCACGAGAGTTGTAACCATACCAAGGCTGGAATTAACAGCAGCAGTGGTGTCCTCAGCAGTCAGCAGAATGCTAAAAGAGGAACTGGAGCTCAAAATTGACCAAGAGTATTTCTGGACTGATTCACAGGTGGTTTTGGGCTACATTAACAACGAAGCCCGCAGATTTCACGTTTTTGTTGCTAATAGAGTGCAAAGAATCAGAGAAGCAACTGATCCAGCACAGTGGCACTATGTTGACACCAATCAAAATCCAGCGGATCACGCTTCCAGAGGCCTCACAGTAGCGGAACTGATCAGTTCAAATTGGCTCATTGGACCTCATTTCCTGTGGGAAAGAGAGTTTGTCACACCAGACTCAACTCCAGACCTTCTGGTAGGTGATCCAGAGGTCAAAACGACACAAATACTACAAACAAAGGTAGTAGAGGACGGGAACTTCCTGGAGAGACTCAAAAGGTTCTCAAAATGGCATACAGTAGTAAATGTAGTTGCTAGGATCCAGCAACTAGCCAAAAGAGCCAATGCAACAAAGGGTATAAATGTGGAAGACAGGAGAAAAGCAAGTCATGTGCTTATAAAATTAGCACAAGAAGATGCTTTCAAGGAGGAAATACAAACACTGAGCCATGGTAAATTACCACAGAGCCATCCTTTGTTCCAACTTGACTCAATAGTGCAAGACGGTGTTCTCAGAGTAGGAGGGCGGTTAAGGAAGGCTTCCTTACCGCTTGACTTGAGGCATCCAATAATCCTACCCAAACATGGCATAATTACACACCTGATTTTAGATCAGTGCCATGAGAAAACCCAGCATCAAGGCAGAGGACAGACACTTAATGAGCTGAGAGCAAATGGCTTCTGGGTTGTTGGTGGGAGCAAAGTTGTGGCTAATCACATTAAGCAATGTGTTACATGCAGGAGAGCTCGCAGgccaacagaaacacaaaggaTGGCTGATTTACCGGCCGCTCGTGTTGACCCCTCACCACCATTTTCCTATTGCGGGATGGATTGCTTTGGACCTTTCCATACTAAGCAAAACCGCAAGGACTGTAAGAGGTACGGTCTTATATTCTCTTGTTAG
- the LOC112845980 gene encoding uncharacterized protein LOC112845980, producing MQTRRLDQTRMQTRRLDQTRMKPELDPARMKPELGRPVRQKLKRRADQAKLKLDQAKAKTKLDQATMMMKVRLLLQAWVKLQPQVRMMKLHQATLKLMQRPDQARQDRVAAWQLRKPMKLKLAQARIKLTLQAWVVMMRTLQAWMMTRLDRAKAKLRLKLDQAKLKALKQDQMKMSLQAEAWKPETEALQAAAAWEPETVALQAMVIAGWAPRSPQ from the coding sequence AtgcagacacggaggctggaccagacgaggatgcagacacggaggctggaccagacgaggatgaAGCCAGAGCTGGACCCGGCGAGGATGAAGCCAGAGCTGGGCCGCCCGGTGAGGCAGAAGCTGAAGCGGAGGGCAGACCAGgcgaagctgaagctggaccaggcgaaggcGAAGacgaagctggaccaggcgacgatgatgatgaaggtGAGGCTGCTGTTGCAGGCGTGGGTGAAGCTGCAGCCGCAGGTGAGGATGATGAAGCTGCACCAGGCAACGCTGAAGCTGATGcagaggccggaccaggcgaggcaGGACCGGGTAGCAGCGTGGCAGCTGCGGAAGCCAATGAAGCTGAAGCTAGCCCAGGCAAGGATAAAGCTGACGCTGCAGGCGTGGGTGGTGATGATGAGGacgctgcaggcgtggatgatgACGAGGCTCGACCGGGCGAAGGCGAAGCtgaggctgaagctggaccaggcgaagctgaaggctctgaagCAGGACCAGATGAAAATGTCACTGCAGGCGGAAGcatggaagccggagacggaggcgctgcaggcggcggcggcgtgggagccggagacggtggcgctgcaggcaaTGGTGATAGCTGGATGGGCTCCTCGGTCCCCCCAGTGA